A stretch of DNA from Candidatus Komeilibacteria bacterium CG_4_10_14_0_2_um_filter_37_10:
AAATTATCCAAGAAAGAATTGGAGAGTTTGTCGCGAGCGTGGGTGCGAGCAATGTATAAATATTTAGGTCCCACTAAGGACGTGCCAGCACCTGACGTTTATACAACGCCAGAGATTATGGCCTGGATGAATGAGGAGTATATGAAGTTAACAGGAGAAAAGAACAAAGGAACATTTACCGGTAAACCGGTTAGTGCTGGCGGCTCATTGGGTAGAGATGTGGCTACAGCACAAGGTGGTTTCTATATTTTGCAGAATATTATTAAGAAGAAAAAAATAAGCAAACCAACTATAGCCATTCAGGGCTTTGGTAATGCCGGTATGACCATGGCGCGTTTATGCTTTGCTGCTGGCTACCGCGTGGTGGCTATTTCTGATTCTGCGGGCGGGATATTTAGTCAGCGTGGTTTACCGATAGAAAAAATAATTAAAATTAAAGACAGTGAAGGATCAGTTGTTAAATTCAAAGAAGCAAAAAAAATTAGTAATCAAGAGATATTAGAATTAGCAGTTGATGTTTTGATTCCGGCAGCGTTAGACAATCAATTAGTAGCAGGCAATGCCAGCAGAATTAAAGCTCAGTTAATTTTTGAACTAGCTAATGGACCAACGGCACCAGAAGCGGAAAAGATTTTATCAGCGCGCGGAATAGAAATAGTACCTGATGTCCTAGCTAATGCCGGTGGTGTCATGGTTTCTTATTTTGAAATGGTGCAGAATAAACAAAATAAATACTGGACCAGAGTTACGGTGTTGAAAAAATTAAAAGACAATATTTTGCAAGAATGGCAAACGATATACAATTTGGCGCAGAAGAAAAAAATTAATTATCGTACGGCGGCTTATATGGTGGCCTTGCAACGACTGATTAAAGCGCAAAAATAATTGATGTTAATAATTAACCACCTTGATTACCAATGTGGTTTTTTTATCCACTGGCGTTATAATGAACTAATGAAGGATAAAAAAATTATCGCTGGCGTTGATGAAGTTGGTCGTGGTGCTTGGGCGGGACCGATTGTGGCGGCGGCAGTTATTTTTAAAAATAATTTGTCGGTAGCACTGCAAGACTCAAAAAAATTAACTGCTTCACGTCGCCAAAGCTTAGAGAAAATAATAAAAGAAAATAGTTATTGGGCTGTTGTCAGTATTAGTAATAAACAAATAGATCGCATCGGTATTCAGCAAGCCAATGTTTTGGTAATGCAAAAAGCTATCGCCAAACTAAAAAAGAAACCAACATTAATTTTGGCGGACATGGTCAGGCGCGGTCGATTTGATATTGCTTATCAGTTTATTATTAAAGGTGATGAAAAGATTCAGCAGATTAGTGCGGCGTCGATTATCGCTAAGGTATATCGCGACCGACTGATGCAACAACAGCACCGGCGGTATCCGCAATATGATTTTCAACATAATGTTGGTTATGGTACAGTTAAGCACCAAAAAGGACTAAAAAAGTATGGACCATGTGTTCTCCATAGAACAAGTTATCGTCCGGTGCAAGAAAGATTAGCAAAATAGGTTTTTTTTGTTATACTTATAATATAAATTAATAATAAGCATATGTCAGATTTGGATTTAGGAGGGGCAAAGTTGCTTGATCCAGATAACATTTTAAATAATATCTTAAAAGTTGGTTTTAAAAGCCAAGTTGCTGATTTGGGTTGCGGAACAATGGGAAACTTTTCTCTAGCCAGCGCGCGATTGGTTGGTAGTGATGGCGAGGTTTATGCTGTGGATGTTTTAAAGGATGTTTTATCAGCAGTGGAAGAGCGGGCGCGAACGGCTAAATACAGTTGCTTACATACAGTTTGGAGTAATGTTGAAGTTTACGGAGCAACCAAGATACCAGGAGAAATGGACTTTGCTTATTTAGTAGCGGTGTTATATCAAAACAAAGACCACTTGTCAGTTTTGAAAGAAGCTGCTAGATTATTGAAGGTTGGTGGGAAGCTATTAATTATTGAGTGGGTACCAAAGGCTACTCCGATCGGACCAGCAGTAGAGAAAAGATTGTCACCAGAGACGGTTAAAGGTTTAGCCCAGCAGATTAGTCTGAAGTTCGTGCAAGAATTTTCCGCTGGACCATATCATTACGGTTTAATATTTCAAAAATAATATGATCAATTGGTTTAAATTAAATTACTTGTTTACAAACTACATGGCACCGGTAACGAGCAATGTATTAAAAATATCCGTGGCCATTTACTTGGCGCTGTTTGTTTTAGCGCTTATTTGCTCTTGGTGGCGTAAAAGAAAGAGCGTTAATGTTCTGTATAAGAAATTCTTTCAGAAAACCGCTAATTTTTTATTTACCTTCAGTATCGTTGGTTTGTTATTACTTTTCTTTCGTTATCAGCTGATACCTTATTTAGGTATGCGCGGGTGGACTATGCTGTGGTGGTTAGCAAGTATCGTTTGGCTGGTTTTTGTTTTTAAATACCTGCTGATTGATTTACCAAAGAAAAAGAAAGAGCAGCAATTAAAGGAAGAATTTGAGAAATATTTACCCTAACATAACATTTTTAGGATCAGGGGTTTTTAATAACCTTCTGAATTAGCAGTAAACTACCGTATTTATTATGGTGGTTTTTTTGAATTACAGTTTGTGGCAAAATTCAGATAGTTGTCAAAGTGGGTATTATTTGTATAGATTGATGTATGGCTATAAAAGCTAGTGGGAAAAATAGGAGCAATAACCATCGGCAACTAGTTGGTCAACGGGGCGAAGAAGCTGTTTGCTGGTGGTTGAAGAAAAATCATTTTGAAATAGTTGAACAAAATTGGTTTTGTCGGGCTGGTGAAATTGACATTATTGCTCGTAAAGATAATATTTATCATTTTGTTGAAATTAAGAGTTGCTGTGGAGAAAAAAGATATTGGCCGGAGGAGTCATTAACAGCTTATAAACAGTATCGGATTATTAACACCATCCTCAAATACGTCGATCAAAAGGGACTAAATGATGATTGGCAGCTTGATGTGGCCTTGGTAACGCTAAATCAATCCACAGGGCGAGTGCGAATAGAATTACTTGCTAACCATGAGATTGATGAACAAGTAATCAATAGCTTTTGAACAGCTTATAAACTTGTAAAAAAATAGAAATGATATTAATTTTAAACCATTAATTAATTGTCTAAATAGTAAATATGTATCAGCAAAAGAATTTGACGAGGGCCTTATTTTTTTGTTTATTTCTTTTGTTAATTTTTTTGCCAGGTATTGTTCAAGCTGAACAATCAGCTTGTCAGAACCCTAGTGATTGTCAGGTGCCAGCGCCAACAGTATTAAATATCGGTGTCAAGACCAGTTTTTATGCTGACAAAACGGTAATTGCTGGAGTTAGCTGGAATAATACCGTTGTTGATGTGTATATTGATGGCAAATACAATGGCCGGGCAACGCTGAGAGTTCATTCCTCTGGCGTGGGAAATTTTTATTATCGGCCATTTTTACCATTAAATCCCGGAAAACACACTATTTTTACGGTAGCGCGTAATTTAAGTGAAAAGGAAAGATCTGTTGAATCAGACCATTTGGATTTATTGGTAATCAAGAAAGCGCCAGTAGTGCAAAACAAAGAACAAAAAGACCAGCAAGAAGTTGTCGTGCCTAAAGAAGAAGTAGCCACCAAAGAGGAAGATTCAGTGAAAAATGAGCAGATTATTACTGATCAAGAAGATGCCGAAGAAAGAGTGGTAGTAAAAGATGAGGAAAACAAGGTAAATATGAACGTAATTGGTGAAGAAAGTGGAAATGTAAAAGTTGGTGAAAGTGGAAATATTGCTGGCGGTGTTAAGGAAGAAAAGACACAAACGATCAGTGATTTACAAAAAACCGTTGATAAGGACAGAGTAATCGATGAATTTTTTCGCGAAGATGAGGCAGTTCTCAAAAGCCGATTAGTAGAACGCGAAAGAGAGAATCAGAATATTGGTTTAGTAATGTTGTTGATTTTGGCTATAGTTGTGGCTACTTGGTCCTTTGTTAATTATCGACAAAGACAAAAAGAGCAGATCATGGAGATATTAACGGAACAGAAAGTAGATAATCTTGATCAGCAAGATTTATTTACTACCAAAGATGATTTATTTAATGATGTCAGCCAATTGAACGATAAAGACGATAATCATAAGGTATAATATTAAAATTTCATATTTTATTTCACAAACGAGGTCGTAAATTGGCCTCGTTTTGTATTATTTTAGATACTTATTGATTGCAGGAAAAGAATTAAATAAGTTACTTTTTTAAAGGAATTATGCTTGTTGATAAAAAAATCTGAATATAGTTAATATATTCAGACGTAGAATGACATTTAATGCCAAGTTATTTGTAGATGCTGCGCACAGTATAAACCGAGCCAGAGCAAAATAAATTGTAGAAGAGCTGTTGCTAGATTGAACAATGAAGAAACTTTATATTTCTCATTGCTTCGAAAATTGGCAACGGTGGCAATATTAGCACATGTGGCGAGTAAAGATATTAACATCATCGTAATTCCTTCCTCGAGCTCAAAGGTAATAATAACCCAGACCCCAACAACAATGTAAAAAAACATTACAATGACTCCAAGTATGGGTTCTGAATTTCTGATTACTGCTAACGAAAAGAAAACAGCGGCAAAGCTAGAGGCAACCAGTAAGCCAAGTATAGTATCATTAAAGAATGAATAATGAATGGCAAAGATGATTGTCATGAAAAAAACGGGTATTAGTTTCTGCCAAATAATTCGTTTTTCATTAGGTTCCAGTGTCATTTCAACGGAAAGTAACATATTTACTCCTATTTTTTTATTTAAATTAAAGATCAATTTATCAATATAGTATCATAGTATATTATTTAGTGTGTGTCAATGGTGGACAAAGTGGTAATAGTTTGCTAATATAATCATAGGCTAGTATTTTCATACTAGCCTTTATTATTAAAAAAACGATATGTCCGAAAAAAATGAAATAGTACAAGCGATTGAGCAGATCTGTGAGGAAAAGAAGATCTCTTTTGATTCAGTAATTGAAACAATTGAGGCTGCGCTTTCTGCTGCTTTTCGCAAAGATTTTGGTGAAAAAAACCAAAATATCAAAACCGAATTTAGTGCTAGCACCGGCGAAATAAAAGTTTTTGATGTTAAGACAGTTGTTGAAGATATGGACTTGGAAGAAATGGAGAAGAAATTAGAGGAAGTCCGATTGCGTAAAGAAGCTGGCGAAGAATTTGAAGATGATACCAAGAGATTTAATCCCAAGACAGAAATTATGTTGGTCGAAGCTGTGAAGATTAATAAGAAAATTAAGGTTGGCGATGAATTGATTCAGGAATTAGAAATACCGGCGGCTTTTGGCCGCATGGCTGCCCAGACAGCAAAACAAGTCATCATTCAACGCTTGCGAGAAGTTGAACGAGAGACTGTTTATAATGATTTTAAAGATCAAGAAGGTAAACTTATTGTTGGTACCGTGCAACGGCGCGAGGGAAGATTCATTATTATAGATATTGGTTCCTCGTTGGGTGTAGTACCACCAGAGGAACAAATGGCCAGTGATAATTATAAATCTGGTCAAAGATTAAAATTTTTAGTTTTAGCGGTGGAGATGTCTAACAAAGGGCCGCAAATTATTTTATCCCGTAGCCACCCAGATTTTTTGAAAGAGTTGTTTATGATTGAGGTACCAGAAATAGC
This window harbors:
- a CDS encoding glutamate dehydrogenase gives rise to the protein KLSKKELESLSRAWVRAMYKYLGPTKDVPAPDVYTTPEIMAWMNEEYMKLTGEKNKGTFTGKPVSAGGSLGRDVATAQGGFYILQNIIKKKKISKPTIAIQGFGNAGMTMARLCFAAGYRVVAISDSAGGIFSQRGLPIEKIIKIKDSEGSVVKFKEAKKISNQEILELAVDVLIPAALDNQLVAGNASRIKAQLIFELANGPTAPEAEKILSARGIEIVPDVLANAGGVMVSYFEMVQNKQNKYWTRVTVLKKLKDNILQEWQTIYNLAQKKKINYRTAAYMVALQRLIKAQK
- a CDS encoding ribonuclease HII, with the protein product MLIINHLDYQCGFFIHWRYNELMKDKKIIAGVDEVGRGAWAGPIVAAAVIFKNNLSVALQDSKKLTASRRQSLEKIIKENSYWAVVSISNKQIDRIGIQQANVLVMQKAIAKLKKKPTLILADMVRRGRFDIAYQFIIKGDEKIQQISAASIIAKVYRDRLMQQQHRRYPQYDFQHNVGYGTVKHQKGLKKYGPCVLHRTSYRPVQERLAK